Proteins encoded within one genomic window of Deinococcus sedimenti:
- the zapE gene encoding cell division protein ZapE: MIDLLSRNPSLDPDALTAELAPTPRYQGVRFATYHPNADYPSQEEARVAMQAFLRGAQVRPGGFRLFRRAKPEGRGLYLDGGFGVGKTHLLASAWHDAPGRAALMSFQDLMYIIGALGMHRAVDAFRGHDLLLIDEFELDDPGNTHMANTFLGQLMPGGTSVIATSNTEPGALGQGRFNASDFQRQIQAIASRFETHRIDGPDYRQRGVRPEDVLTPGEFTAWEARQNHATLARLNHRELSRHLLQVHPSRFSRLLAGVSAVAVTDLTPMPDQNVALRFVHFIDKLYDLGLHAAFTGTNLSGLFSDTYRHGAYAKKYSRCLSRLSELLKEARQDR; this comes from the coding sequence TGCTGTCCCGCAACCCCAGCCTCGACCCGGACGCCCTGACGGCCGAACTGGCCCCCACGCCCCGCTACCAGGGCGTGCGCTTCGCCACGTACCACCCGAACGCGGACTACCCCAGCCAGGAGGAGGCCCGCGTGGCGATGCAGGCGTTCCTGCGGGGCGCGCAGGTGCGGCCCGGGGGGTTCCGCCTGTTCCGGCGCGCCAAGCCCGAGGGGCGCGGCCTGTACCTCGACGGGGGCTTCGGGGTGGGCAAGACGCACCTGCTGGCCAGCGCGTGGCACGACGCGCCGGGCCGCGCGGCCCTGATGAGCTTCCAGGACCTGATGTACATCATCGGGGCGCTCGGCATGCACCGCGCCGTGGACGCCTTCCGCGGGCACGACCTGCTGCTGATCGACGAGTTCGAACTGGACGACCCGGGCAACACGCACATGGCGAACACGTTCCTGGGCCAGCTGATGCCCGGCGGGACCAGCGTGATCGCCACGAGCAACACCGAACCCGGCGCGCTGGGGCAGGGGCGGTTCAACGCCAGTGACTTCCAGCGGCAGATTCAGGCGATCGCCAGCCGCTTCGAGACGCACCGCATCGACGGTCCGGATTACCGGCAGCGCGGCGTGCGCCCCGAGGACGTCCTGACCCCAGGCGAGTTCACCGCATGGGAGGCCCGGCAAAACCACGCGACCCTGGCGCGCCTGAACCACCGCGAACTGAGCCGTCACCTGCTGCAGGTGCACCCCAGCCGCTTCAGCCGCCTGCTGGCGGGGGTCAGCGCCGTCGCGGTCACGGACCTGACGCCCATGCCGGACCAGAACGTCGCGCTGCGCTTCGTGCACTTCATCGACAAGCTGTACGACCTGGGCCTGCACGCCGCGTTCACCGGCACGAACCTGAGCGGGCTGTTCAGCGACACGTACCGCCACGGCGCGTACGCGAAGAAGTACAGCCGCTG